AAAAAATTAAAATTAACGAATCATTAAAAAAGGAAATTGATAAATACATAAAATTAAGATGTTTAAAATATGATGATTATTTGTTTCCAAGCAATAAAGGCGGACACATAGGAAGAATCCAAAGTTACAGAATTTTAAAAGAAGCCGCTGAAACTGTTGGTGTCGAAAATTTTGGTACTCATAGTTTGAGAAAAACTTGGGGCTATTGGAGTTATAAAACATCACGTTATAATATAGGCTTAATAATGGATACTTTTAATCATAGTTCTCAAAAAATCACTTTAAGATATATCGGCGTAAATCAAGAACAGAAAGATGAATTATATACATTAGTTCAGTTTTGACAAAAAATGTCGTAGAAATTTTTGTAATAAAATCTTTAAAATTTTGTTATATTATGCAGGATTTTAGATTTTTCTGTCGAATAAGAGAATATGTTGTAATAA
The DNA window shown above is from Thermoanaerobacterium sp. PSU-2 and carries:
- a CDS encoding tyrosine-type recombinase/integrase, translated to MTVEPIRDKVKIKQMYYYLQGKDPKYGLLFKFGLNTGLRISDILPIKVNDIYTSNYNFREYLTIKEKKTEKEKKIKINESLKKEIDKYIKLRCLKYDDYLFPSNKGGHIGRIQSYRILKEAAETVGVENFGTHSLRKTWGYWSYKTSRYNIGLIMDTFNHSSQKITLRYIGVNQEQKDELYTLVQF